From Micromonas commoda chromosome 3, complete sequence, a single genomic window includes:
- a CDS encoding predicted protein, producing the protein MEPASPIPPWVEKPEECRWFYGDERPLPAKLWSLQNMWYEGEIGPDTLVWTEGMGRRTRVRDMPTLLGILRGDEDEPTGLDQLLADAADADHERVADGATTSFGDEALLDAELGSGSSSWELNGGRQRAAAAAAAAGRSSPALVLTLLRELQATQERCAKHEAREMALAREEAQARELVRELRALAVEAREARRGLASSPFDLARLAGDASFGDAGTVASLLAANDAMDGGECAWAGGSEGAPEEAAVRGRASRRRPAAKADGDSSSAAAAAAARRRRSGDGRRASGPGVGTVTVVRLRRKKDAELPRPEWQT; encoded by the exons atggagcccgcgtcgccgattCCGCCATGGGTAGAAAAGCCAGAGGAGTGCAGGTGGTtctacggcgacgagcgaccg CTCCCAGCGAAGCTGTGGTCTCTCCAGAACATGTGGTATGAAGGCGAGATCGGCCCGGACACGCTGGTGTGGACGGAGGGCATGGGGAGACGAACGAGAGTCCGCGATATGCCGACTCtgctcggcatcctccggGGCGATGAGGACGAGCCCACGGGTCTCGACCAGttgctcgccgacgcggccgacgcagaccacgaacgcgtcgccgacggcgcgactACGTCCTTCGGCGATGAAGCGCTTCTCGACGCCGAACTGGGCAGCGGATCCTCTTCCTGGGAGCTGAACGGGGGCAGACAGAGGgcagcagccgcagccgcggcggcgggaagaagTTCCCCGGCGCTGGTGCTGACCCTGTTGAGGGAGCTGCAGGCGACGCAGGAACGGTGCGCGAAGCAcgaggcgcgggagatggcgctggcgagggaggaggcgcaggcgcgcgagctcgtcagGGAGCTGAGGGCGTTGGCcgtggaggcgagggaggcgaggcgaggtttggcgtcgtcgccgtttgACCTCGCGCGACTCGCGGGGGACGCCAGCTTTGGGGACGCCGGGACGGTCGCGAGCCTCCTAGCGGCGAACGATGCGATGGACGGGGGTGAGTGCGCGTGGGCTGGCGGATCCGAGGgggcgccggaggaggcggcggtgcgtgggagggcgtcgcggaggcgaccggCTGCGAAAGCGGATGGGGActcgtcatccgcggcggcggcggcggcggcgaggaggaggaggtccgGCGATGGAAGGCGCGCCTCGGGGCCTGGGGTGGGCACGGTCACGGTCGTGCGGTTGAGGAGAAAGAAGGATGCGGAGCTCCCGAGGCCGGAGTGGCAGACCTGA
- a CDS encoding predicted protein, whose protein sequence is MLATRVAPSAVFLRGAAVKSSARPVRVAGRGPVTTQAFFGGFGGGVPKANGQPMICIDCGYIYRGDFDALPRDYKCPQCNVGKNRFKVVEQAGSSYANLAAQKKANKAAAAKAKKGKGPSPRELAKQKLLEAQEEKDRKKGGGFFGR, encoded by the coding sequence ATGCTCGCTACACGTGTCGCTCCCAGCGCCGTTTTCCTGCGAGGGGCAGCCGTGAAGTCCTCCGCTCGCCCCGTGCGCGTTGCCGGTCGCGGACCAGTCACCACCCAGGCATTTTTCGgtggcttcggcggcggcgtccccaAGGCGAACGGTCAGCCCATGATTTGCATCGACTGCGGCTACATCTATCGTGGAGACTTCGACGCACTCCCCAGGGACTACAAGTGCCCCCAGTGCAATGTTGGGAAGAACCGCTTCAAGGTGGTGGAGCAGGCGGGATCCTCGTacgccaacctcgccgcgcagaagAAGGCGAACAAGGCTGCCGCTGCCAAAGCCAAGAAGGGCAAGGGCCCCAGCCCCCGCGAGTTGGCCAAGCAGAAGTTGCTCGAGGCTCAGGAAGAGAAGGACAGGAAGAAGGGCGGTGGATTCTTCGGCCGTTGA
- a CDS encoding predicted protein, translating to MKRPGLLAIALALVVGVQSVRSEAPPPPCSGHGTLNPDSTCSCENPRPAAGATGWTGGLCQVPVVGLATQTIGTNEAQSDSLESATWKCYHMATPAATDWNYLSLELKQLDGDPDVYGMLYNATDDGRYPTGNTQGWDFREVSSSARGSVRLTVGKRDWAHPNDAAEGVYICVTAYGDRVASYELRSVFTRCPAAFAIDSETGATVATQCSAPATGGTTNPTDVPGACDEASGTCACKAYADHAYVAPEGSEHDDVPPELGFDSCSARIDFVPSASKSESWDDVTLAADAWTFYRFEITDDDYQIQVTMERDEDEGGTARLFLRHETLPDSRWGHHDLPDDFVSGTRPTQEVLVTRGDVAFVAGTWYAGVHAGADASSKFTLTVQRFDCPRDCSGRGECVHEQNGTRTCACDTGPLGPYLGPGCEDEYSGLTPSADGWHVNGTLGASDYDFFALPDIDIRESKRQIELVLSARYDRDETSYYWRPERPVLLLNHGDRSAFPSADNYTFKVTMEERSKEYSIQLCAAQMRGSKWQAALYNPARTIPMVYSMSFRKKGVCPSATDGECSDNGDCVADVTSPDFATCRCKTGWAGADCNFRACPEGSFIAVPGEGHGTCYRECVDGKHRPDGCDRVACDPPARSAADGSGCVMDECSNDLFFVDSGSDVSCVKRCVASSAGSPKRLSEECDPDTVRGAGGSSGSRRRLGFPGVMVLIVVALSVIAGGVGYYAYSSCGGAEALGTLRGALAWGNGRGFRRYDRFEGERFDDFAAADFDTP from the exons ATGAAGCGACCGGGGTTGTTGGCCATCGCGTtggccctcgtcgtcggggtccaATCCGTGCGGTCGGAAG CCCCACCGCCTCCGTGCTCTGGTCACGGTACCCTGAACCCCGACTCCACGTGTTCGTGCGAGAATccacgccccgccgcgggcgcgaccggGTGGACCGGCGGGCTGTGCCAGGTTCCGGTGGTCGGCCTCGCCACGCAGACCATCGGCACGAACGAAGCGCAGAGCGACAGCCTCGAGTCCGCCACTTGGAAGTGCTACCACAtggccacccccgcggcgaccgactGGAACTACCTCTCGCTCGAGCTCAAGCAGCTCGACGGGGACCCCGACGTCTACGGCATGCTCTACAacgcgaccgacgacggTCGATACCCGACCGGCAACACGCAGGGATGGGACTTTCGAGAGgtgtcgagctcggcgcggggctcggtGCGACTGACGGTGGGAAAGCGGGACTGGGCGCAtccgaacgacgccgccgagggcgtctACATCTGCGTCACCGCttacggcgaccgcgtcgcgtcctACGAGCTCCGGTCGGTGTTCACGAGGTGTCCCGCGGCGTTTGCGATCGACTCCGAAACGGGagccaccgtcgcgacgcagtgctcggcgccggcgacggggggaacGACGAATCCGACCGACGTTCCCGGAGCGTGCGACGAGGCGTCGGGGACGTGCGCGTGTAAAGCGTACGCGGACCACGCGTACGTGGCGCCGGAGGGGAgcgagcacgacgacgtGCCCCCCGAGCTCGGCTTTGACTCGTGCTCTGCTCGGATAGATTTCGtcccgagcgcctcgaagAGCGAGTCGTGGGACGACgtgacgctcgccgcggacgcgtggacCTTCTACCGGTTCGAgatcaccgacgacgactatCAAATCCAGGTGACGATGGagcgggacgaggacgagggcgggACCGCGCGGCTCTTCCTGAGGCACGAGACCCTCCCCGACTCTCGATGGGGCCATCACGACCTCCCGGACGACTTCGTCTCCGGCACGCGCCCGACGCAGGAGGTGCTCgtgacgcgcggggacgtcgcgttcGTGGCGGGGACGTGGTACGCGGGCGTtcacgcgggcgccgacgcctcctccAAGTTCACCCTCACCGTACAGAGGTTCGACTGCCCTCGGGACTGCagcggtcgcggcgagtGCGTCCACGAGCAGAACGGGACGCGAACGTGCGCGTGCGACACCGGACCGCTCGGGCCGTATCTGGGCCCGGGATGCGAGGATGAGTACTCGGGGCTCACGCCGAGTGCGGACGGGTGGCACGTCAACGGGACGTTGGGCGCCTCCGACTACGACTTCTTCGCGCTGCCGGATATCGACATCCGGGAGAGCAAGAGGCAGATCGAGCTCGTGCTCAGCGCTCGGTACGATCGCGACGAGACGAGCTACTACTGGCGACCGGAGCGACCCGTGCTGCTGCTAAACCACGGCGATCGATCCGCGTTCCCGTCCGCAGACAACTACACGTTCAAGGTGACGATGGAGGAGCGGTCCAAGGAATACTCCATCCAGCTATGCGCGGCACAGATGAGGGGCTCCAAGTGGCAAGCCGCGCTGTACaacccggcgaggacgattcCCATGGTGTACTCGATGAGCTTCCGCAAGAAGGGAGTGTGCCcttcggcgacggacggTGAGTGCTCCGACAACGGCGATtgcgtcgccgacgtgaCGTCGCCAGACTTTGCGACTTGCCGATGCAAAACGGGGTGGGCCGGCGCGGACTGCAACTTCAGGGCTTGCCCGGAAGGATCGTTTATCGCGGTTCCAGGGGAGGGACACGGGACGTGTTACCGCGAGTGCGTGGACGGTAAGCATCGCCCTGACGGGTGTGACCGCGTGGCGTGCGACCCCCCGGCGAGGTCAGCCGCGGACGGCTCGGGATGCGTAATGGACGAGTGCTCCAACGACCTGTTCTTCGTCGACTCGGGaagcgacgtgagctgcgTGAAGCGGTGCGTCGCATCCAGCGCGGGATCTCCCAAGAGACTGAGCGAGGAGTGCGACCCGGAcaccgttcgcggcgcgggcgggtcctcTGGCTCACGAAGGCGCCTCGGGTTCCCGGGGGTGATGGTGctgatcgtcgtcgcgctgtcggtcatcgccggcggcgtggggTACTATGCGTATTCGTCGTGCGGGGGCGCTGAGGCGTTGGGCACTTTgaggggcgcgctcgcgtggggAAACGGACGAGGTTTCAGGCGGTACGACAGGTTCGAAGGGGAGCGATTTGATGACTTTGCCGCCGCAGATTTTGACACCCCATGA
- a CDS encoding predicted protein, translated as MTAETQQANELYEAKNVLITGGAGFIASHVAILFAKKYPQYKVVVVDKLDYCANLNNLRSIAGLLNFKFVKGDVGSADLMTYVMRSEEIDTVMHFAAQTHVDNSFGNSFEFTENNIRGTHVLLETVKTLGTIKRFLHVSTDEVYGESSYEKDEANVEAASLLEPTNPYSATKAGAEMLVMAYGRSYNLPYIITRGNNVYGPHQYPEKAIPKFIMLAQSGGTIPIHGDGMATRSYMHVYDAASAFDTILHKGAIKGVYNIGAHEERTVLSVAQDIGKSLGKDISKTIVHVSDRKFNDRRYFIDCSKLLALGWTQQVSWEEGLKETIDWYTNNGQASGYWGNLSGALVAHPTGGKPQLEGEVYQSLEEMMAAQERERAAEREEGKGEKKPMFLVYGRTGWIGGKLGKLLTELGHDWCYGSARLQDRVGVQDDIKRSKCTHILNAAGVTGRPNVDWCEDHKVETIRANVIGVLQLCDVALENNVHVTNFATGCIYKYDDAHTIGGVPFTEEDDPNFGGSFYSETKSYMEMMLRHYPNVMQCRVRMPIDGDLQNPRNFITKIANYAKVVNIPNSMTVLEEFVPMAVEGALRGLTGAYNWTNPGAISHNEVLELYRDYLHPEFTWENFTEEEQAEVIKAPRSNNTMCDKKIRAAFPQVLGIKESIIKYVMEPNKKAGMRAPIKREIK; from the exons ATGACCGCGGAAACCCAGCAGGCTAACGAGCTGTACGAGGCGAAAAATGTCCTCATCACGGGTGGTGCCGGGTTTatcgcgtcgcacgtcgcgatCCTGTTCGCCAAGAAGTACCCCCAGTACAAG gtcgtcgtcgtcgacaagCTCGACTATTGCGCCAACCTGAATAACCTCCGCTCGATCGCGGGGCTTCTCAACTTCAAGTTTGTCAAGGGTGATGTCGGATCCGCCGATCTCATGACCTACGTCATGAGGTCCGAGGAGATCGACACCGTGATGCACTTTGCTGCGCAGACCCACGTCGACAACTCGTTCGGCAACTCGTTCGAGTTCACCGAGAACAACATCCGCGGTACCCACGTTTTGCTCGAGACCGTCAAGACCCTGGGTACCATCAAGAGATTCCTCCACGTCTCCACCGACGAGGTCTACGGCGAGTCCTCCTACGAGAAGGATGAGGCTAACGTTGAGGCGGCGTCCCTCCTGGAGCCGACCAACCCGTACTCTGCCACCAAGGCGGGCGCTGAGATGCTTGTCATGGCCTACGGCAGGTCGTACAACCTCCCGTACATCATCACCCGCGGTAACAACGTGTACGGTCCGCACCAGTACCCGGAGAAGGCCATCCCCAAGTTCATCATGCTCGCGCAGAGCGGCGGCACCATCCCcatccacggcgacggcatggcgacgcgttcgtaCATGCACGTGTATGACGCGGCTTCCGCATTTGATACCATCCTGCACAAGGGCGCGATCAAGGGGGTTTACAACAtcggcgcgcacgaggaGCGCACCGTGCTGTCCGTCGCTCAGGACATCGGCAAATCTCTCGGCAAGGACATCTCCAAGACGATCGTGCACGTCTCCGACCGCAAATTCAACGACCGTCGCTACTTCATCGACTGCAGCAAGCTCCTCGCTCTCGGATGGACGCAGCAGGTGTCGTGGGAGGAGGGACTCAAGGAGACCATCGATTGGTACACCAATAACGGTCAGGCTAGCGGTTACTGGGGTAACCtcagcggcgcgctcgtggcgcacCCGACGGGGGGTAAGCCCCAGCTCGAGGGTGAGGTGTATCAGAGCCTCGAGGAGATGATGGCAGCGCAGGAGAGGGAGCGGGCGGCTGAGCGCGAGGAAGGGAAGGGGGAGAAGAAGCCGATGTTCCTCGTCTACGGCCGCACGGGCTGGATCGGCGGTAAACTCGGCAAACTCCTCACGGAACTCGGTCACGACTGGTGCTACGGCAGCGCGCGCCTGCAGGACCGCGTGGGCGTCCAGGACGACATCAAGCGCTCCAAGTGCACGCACATcctcaacgccgcgggcgtcaccggACGACCCAACGTCGACTGGTGCGAGGACCACAAGGTGGAGACCATTCGCGCGAACGTCATCGGCGTTCTCCAGCTttgcgacgtcgccctcgagaaCAACGTCCACGTCACCAACTTTGCCACCGGTTGCATCTACAagtacgacgacgcgcacacCATCGGAGGCGTCCCGttcaccgaggaggacgacccCAACTTTGGGGGTTCGTTCTACTCGGAGACCAAGTCGTACATGGAGATGATGCTCAGGCACTACCCCAACGTGATGCAGTGCCGCGTGCGCATGCCCATCGACGGGGATCTCCAGAACCCGAGGAACTTCATCACCAAGATTGCCAACTACGCCAAGGTTGTCAACATTCCCAACTCCATGACGGTGTTGGAAGAGTTTGTCCCGATGGCGGTCGAgggcgcccttcgcggccTCACCGGCGCGTACAACTGGACTAACCCCGGCGCCATCTCCCACAACGAGGTTCTCGAGCTGTACCGCGACTACCTGCACCCCGAGTTCACCTGGGAGAACTtcacggaggaggagcaggcgGAGGTCATCAAGGCTCCGAGGTCCAACAACACCATGTGCGACAAGAagatccgcgccgccttccCCCAGGTGCTCGGCATCAAGGAGTCCATCATCAAGTACGTGATGGAGCCCAACAAGAAGGCCGGCATGAGGGCGCCCATCAAGCGAGAGATCAAGTGA
- a CDS encoding predicted protein: MSSSLRRLATTVARAAAPVYQGTSRAAGWRQTTPALWRTARAYDVNSRSKEHLNIGTIGHVDHGKTTLTAAITKVLAEIGGAEVVAFDQIDKAPEEKARGITISTSHVEYETDKRHYAHVDCPGHADYVKNMITGAAQMDGGILVVSAADGPMPQTREHILLARQVGVPNLAVFLNKVDMVDDEELIDLVEMELREMLSFYKFDGDNIPIVRGSALHALKGTDDKLGKEAILELMKACDAFPSPERVLDKPFSMPVEDVFSIQGRGTVATGRIEQGIVKAGEDVELIGIVPTQKTTVTGVEMFKKSLTQGQAGDNCGLLLRGLKRDQVQRGQVLCKPGSITPHKKFEAEIYVLNKDEGGRHTPFFSNYRPQFFMRTADITGTITLPEGTEMVMPGDNITAVFELITPIALEKGLRFALREGGRTVGAGIVSKVLD; encoded by the exons ATGTCTTCCTCTCTCCGCAGGCTCGCGACTAcggtcgcacgcgccgccgccccggtgTACCAAGG TACGTCTAGGGCTGCCGGCTGGCGCCAGACCACCCCTGCGCTGtggcgcaccgcgcgcgcgtacgaCGTGAACTCCCGCAGCAAGGAGCACCTCAACATCGGTACCATTGGCCACGTTGACCACGGTAAGACcaccctcaccgccgccatcaccAAGGTTCTCGCCGAGAtaggcggcgcggaggtcgTTGCGTTCGATCAGATCGACAAGGCTCCCGAGGAGAAGGCTCGCGGCATCACAATCTCCACCTCGCACGTCGAGTACGAGACCGATAAGCGTCACTACGCCCACGTCGACTGCCCCGGCCACGCGGATTACGTCAAGAACATGATCACCGGCGCCGCACAGATGGACGGCGGCATCCTGGtggtgtccgcggcggatggccCAATGCCGCAGACGCGCGAGCACATCCTCCTAGCGCGCCAGGTCGGCGTTCCCAACCTGGCGGTCTTCCTGAACAAGGTTGAcatggtggacgacgaggagctgaTCGATCTGGTGGAGATGGAACTGAGGGAGATGCTCTCCTTCTACaagttcgacggcgacaacaTCCCCATCGTCCGCGGCTCCGCGCTGCACGCGCTGAAGGGCACCGACGACAAGCTGGGCAAGGAGGCCATCCTCGAGCTGATGAaggcgtgcgacgcgttccCTTCCCCCGAACGCGTGCTCGACAAGCCGTTCTCGATGCCTGTGGAGGACGTGTTCTCCATCCAGGGTCGCGGTACCGTGGCGACCGGCCGCATTGAGCAGGGTATCGTGaaggcgggcgaggacgtggagCTCATTGGCATCGTGCCGACGCAGaagacgacggtgacgggcgTGGAGATGTTCAAGAAGTCCCTCACCCAGGGTCAGGCAGGCGATAACTGCGGGCTTCTGCTGCGCGGCCTGAAGCGCGACCAGGTGCAGCGCGGCCAGGTGCTCTGCAAGCCCGGCTCCATCACCCCGCATAAGAAGTTTGAGGCTGAGATTTACGTCCTCAACAAGGACGAAGGCGGCCGTCACACCCCATTCTTCAGCAACTACCGCCCCCAGTTCTTCATGCGCACCGCCGATATCACCGGCACCATCACCCTCCCCGAGGGCACCGAGATGGTCATGCCCGGTGACAACATCACCGCCGTGTTTGAGCTCATCACCCCCATCGCCCTGGAGAAGGGCCTGCGcttcgcgctccgcgagggTGGCCGCACGGTTGGCGCAGGAATCGTGTCGAAGGTTCTCGATTGA
- a CDS encoding major facilitator superfamily (phosphate) — RWSMVFALFCAFVLCNLDKVNMSVAIVPMAESFGWTSVEKGLVQSAFFWGYAFTQVPGGWLAAKYGGKLVLFAGVMLWSFGTLIAPACANFSFTALLVSRFLVGLGEGVAPSAATGVLAKGVPGSQRSKAVTATFGGLDVGSLSGLIIAPPIILFLGGWPAVFYLFGVLGFIWGAWWAVGYMNDKSTDARETAEEKEAREAKEASGAKADPIPFGKFFKNGSFWALMAAHFTWNYFSYGLLAWLPSFLSSALNVTLTKSSFLSILPYLATVAVTTIVAPTADSWEKNGMTRTNVRKLSQTLCFGGGAICLALVGLVVNSTPPEAVTQTTVITVMSLLTVCFGMGAWVRTGLFCGHQDMSPKYASIMLGITNTAAAIASTLSTFFTGYFFSISGGSWGWSLFFP, encoded by the coding sequence CGCTGGTCCATGGTTTTCGCCCTGTTCTGCGCCTTCGTGCTCTGCAACCTTGACAAGGTGAACATGTCCGTCGCGATTGTGCCCATGGCCGAGAGCTTCGGCTGGACCTCCGTCGAGAAGGGTCTCGTCCAGTCCGCCTTCTTCTGGGGTTACGCCTTCACCCAGGTTCCTGGCGGCTGGCTCGCCGCCAAGTACGGTGGCAAGCTCGTGCTCTTCGCCGGCGTGATGCTCTGGTCCTTTGGTACcctcatcgcgcccgcgtgcgccaacttctccttcaccgcgctcctcgtctcCCGCTTCCTCGTCGGTCTCGGCGAGGGtgtcgcgccctccgcggccaCTGGCGTTCTCGCCAAGGGCGTCCCCGGCTCCCAGCGCTCCAAGGCTGTGACCGCCACCTTCGGTGGCCTCGACGTGGGCTCTCTCTCCGGCCTCATCATCGCGCCCCCCATCAtcctcttcctcggcggctggCCCGCTGTCTTCTACCTCTTCGGCGTCCTTGGTTTCATCTGGGGTGCCTGGTGGGCGGTCGGCTACATGAACGACAAGTCCACCGATGCCCGCGagaccgccgaggagaaggaggcgcgcgaggccaaggaggcctccggcgccaaggctgaccCCATCCCCTTCGGCAAGTTCTTCAAGAACGGCTCCTTCTGGGCTCTCATGGCGGCGCACTTCACCTGGAACTACTTCTCCTACGGTCTCCTCGCGTGGCTCCCCTCCTTCCTCTCCTCCGCCCTCAACGTGACCCTCACCAAGTCCTCCTTCCTCTCCATCCTCCCCTacctcgccaccgtcgcggtgacCACCATTGTCGCGCCCACCGCTGACTCCTGGGAGAAGAATGGCATGACCCGCACCAACGTCCGCAAGCTCTCGCAGACCCTCTGCTTCGGTGGCGGTGCCATCtgcctcgccctcgtcggcctcgTGGTCAATTCCACCCCCCCTGAGGCGGTGACTCAGACCACCGTCATCACCGTGATGTCCCTCCTCACCGTCTGCTTCGGTATGGGTGCGTGGGTGCGCACCGGCCTCTTCTGCGGCCACCAGGACATGTCCCCCAAGTACGCGTCCATCATGCTTGGCATCAccaacaccgccgcggccatcgcgtccacccTCTCCACCTTCTTCACCGGCTACTTCTTCTCCATCTCCGGTGGCTCTTGGGGCTGGTCCCTCTTCTtcccc